TTTGTGCCAGCTCGGGCCCGGAATAGCCAGGCATGTGCACGTCCATCACGATCACGTCCGGCAGGAAGTTATCGATATGTTCCAGCAGTTGTCGCGGCTGCTCGACGGTCTCGACCAGCATCCCTGCGGCACTCAATACAGTAGCGAAGCGTGCCGCCAGCGCCGTGTCGTCGTCGACCACGAGGATGCGAAACGGCTCGTTCTGCAGCGATCCGAAGCAGCGCTCCAGGCGATTCTCCAGCGCAGCCAGATCGACCGGGCGCGTGAAGAAACCCTGGGCGCCCGCACGCACCGCGGCGATCTGGATATCGAAGTCGTCGTTATCGCTAACCGCGATCAACGGCATAGGATGGCTCCAGCTGCTTTGCAGCTCGGCGATAGTCTCAAGCATCTGGTAGCCCGGTCCGGCCGGGCTGACGTCGATGACCAGCGCGTCCGGCTGGTGCGCCCGCAGCGCGGATGTCAGCGATTCGGCATCGGCGTGCCGCTCGACGCGGTAGCCGAAGCTCTCCAGCGTCTGTGACATGCGCATCGCCAGATCCGGGTTCGCTTCCAGTACCTGAATACCTCGATTCTCGCAGGTGTCCGCTATCATCTGGTCGGTGATCGGCTCTTCCGGTGCGGGGCCCAGCGGCAGCCGCCCAAGCAGGGCGATGCCGTCGGCCAGTTCCTGACGGCACGTTTCACCGAAGCCATCGCGCAGGCAGCGATTGGCCAGCTGCTCTAGCTCTCTTGCCTGCACGCCAACTTCGGCGAAGCCGAAGCTTCCGGCTGATCCGGCCAGCATGTGCAACTGGTCGCGAATCGGTTCCAGCGACTGCAGGTCAGGCTTTTGCTGCGCTGCCAGCTCCAGGGCCTGATCACGCAGCGCGGGCAGTTGCTGCTTCAGGCGCTGGCGAAATCCGTCGGAAAGCTGCTGAAGCTGTGCGCGCAGATGGTCAGTGGGCTGCATGCCACTGGCTCCAGATCGTTCGTACCTGCTCGGGGAGGGTCATCGGATCGAATGGCTTGGTGATCACGTGAGCGGCGCCCATGCGTTGGTATTCCTCTATTTCCGGTGGCTGAACCTTGGCAGTCATGAACACGATAGGTACGTCGTCCAGCGCCGGTTTTTCACGCAGATGGCGAAGCGTCTGCGGCCCGTCCATGCCGGGCATCATGACGTCCAGGAGGATGAACTGGGGAGCAAAAGCCTCGGCCACCTCCAGCCCCTCAGGGCCCGATGCGCAGGATTTGACGGTCATTCCGCCGACAATTTCCAGCGCAATGCGGACGATTTCCCGAATCGATGAGTCATCTTCGATGTGCAACAGTCGCTGCAGGTCACTCATGTCCGGCTCCAGGTGAAAATTTCGGCCTGCGGCATAACCCCTTTCCGGTCGGACGCGGCAGTGTCGCCGATGATCGGCAAGTCCAAGCGCAATGGTGAACGTACCAGGGACGCGAGTCGAGCCCGGTTTTGCATTCCAGGCAATGAGCTGCTGCGAAAGGCGCAGCACAGCGCGGAGTGCTCATTGCGGCTCGCTCTGCACTCCGTGGCCTGGTGTGCTCAGCGGCCTCGACTCGCCTGCGTCGAGCGGCAGGGTAAACCAGAAGGTCGAGCCACTTCCTTCGATGGACTCGAAGCCGACTCGGCCTCCCATCCGTTCGATCAGCTCGCGACTGATCGCAAGGCCCAGGCCGGTCCCGCCCCGCCTGCGCGTGTCCGAGCTGTCTGCCTGACTGAACTTGTTGAACAACAGCGGCTGCGCTGTCGCGGGTACGCCCTCGCCCTGGTCAATAACGCTGACCCGCACTTCCCCGTTTTCGGCGACAGCCTGGAGCGTGACATAGCCCTGCGGATGGGAAAACTTGGCCGCGTTGGACAGATAGTTGGCCAGAACCTGCCCGAGCCGCTGCGCATCGACTGTCACCTCAACATCATCGATTCGCCCTGCCTCCAGCCTTACCTTGTACTGGTCGGCGTAGCTGCGATTGGCTTCCAGCGCCTGCTCCAGCAGGGGTCGCAAAGGCTCGATCCGCATGTTGAAATGCACCTTGCCCAGCGTCAGCTTGTCCATGTCCAGCAGATCATTGATCAGACTGTTGAGGTTCTGACTGTTGCGTTGGGCGATCTCGAGCAGCCGTTGCATGGGTGGCGGTATCTCGCCGAGCGCGCCACCTGCCAGTAGCGAAAGCGCGCCGGACACCGCCGTAAGCGGCGTCCGCAGTTCATGGCTGACGGTGGATACGAACTGCGATTTCATCTGCTCGATGCGGTGCTGTTCGGTGGCATCCCAGAGGAAGCCGCCCAGCCACAGCAGGTTGCCCTGGGAGTCGAACTCCCCACGACCCTTTTCGCGCACCCATACCTCGTGGCCGGCGGCATGCACGATCCGATAGCTCAGCTCGTAGCTACCGCGTTGATCGATCTGCTCCTGTACAGCGAAGGTCAGCTCGAGGTCCTCCGGATGCACGACGCTGGCATAGCTGCGGACGCGACTGTCGATGAAATCGCTGGCCGGGTAGCCGGTGATCGCCTCGATTTCATCGCTGAGATACTGCATCGTCCAGTTCGCATCGTTCTGGCACCGGTAAACAGCGCCCGGCAGGTTGGTGACCATGCTGCGGTAACGTGATTCGCTTTTCTGTAGTGCGCGGGTGGCCTGAATCAGCTCGGTGATATCGGTGGCGATACCGAGAAAGCCAATGGGCTGCTGGTTCTCGTCGGCCATGCGCGTTACCGTGAGGTTGACCAGGCGTTGCGTTCCGTCCTTGCGGATGAAGGTCCACGGCAACGTTTCCGCCCGACCTGAGCGCACCTTGGCGACGAACACGTCGATACCCGTCACTGGTCTGCCCAGCTCCTCCGCCAGCGCCGCGGCCCGACGCTCCACTTCGGCGGGCAGGTGGAAGAGTTCGGGTGTGGACTTGCTGACGATTTCACTCGCGGTATAACCCAGCAGCTTCTCGGCGCCACTGTTGAACAGCGTGATGATGCCGTCGAGATCGATGGTGATGATTGCGACCTCGGTCGAGGCGTCGATTACTGCTCGAAGCGAAGAGCGCGCTCGGCGGATCTCCTCGGTACGCTGTACTTCGTCACTGATATCGGCATGGGTACCGCTCATCAGCAGGGGTTGACCGTGCTCGTCATGGCTGACGACCTGCCCCCTACCGAGCATCCACACCCAGTGCCCGTCCTTGTGGCGAATGCGAAACCGGGCCTGGAAGTAATCTTCTCTACCCTCGAAATGCTCCTGGACGCTGGCGCGCACCATCAGAAGATCGTCAGGGTGTACCAGGCTGCGCCAGGTATCGATCGTGGTCGGCTCGAGTTCCTCGAGTCGGTACCCGATGGTTTGCGCCCAACGCTCGTTGAATACGCACTCGCCGGTCTGGATGTTCCACTCGCCGGTGCCGATGTTGGTCGCTTCGATAATCGAGGCCAGACGCCAGCGCTCACGCTCGAGCGTCACTTCGATATGCTTGCGCGCCGTCACGTCGCCAATGAAGCCGTACCAGACTATATCGCCGTTATCGAGCTTGTGCGGGCTGGCAAAGCCGGCGACCCAGATTTCGCCCAGGCGCGGGTGCAACACTCGATATTCGCCACGCCAGACAGTAAGGTTCTCCGCCGATTCGCTGATGCTTTGCATGACACGGTCTTGGTCATCCGGATGCAGCCGTGAGATAGCTGTGGAAGCGTCTTTGGCTGCTTCCTCGGCGGTCACGCCGTAAATCTCCTCGATGCCTTCGCTGGCGTATGGGAACCAAAAGCGGCCATCGGTCGAGAGTTGAAATTTGTAGACCATCCCCGGCAAATGACGCGTCAGCCTGTTGAAGCGCTCGATCAGCGCATCGCGATCCTGCTCGGCCCGCGCGCGCGTCAGGGTGGAACCCACCCAGCGGCTGCAGAGCCGCATGAATTCGATGTCGATCTCGTTGAAGTCGGCCCGCACGGGCCGCGAGCTGGAGAAGCTGATCGTACCGAAATACTGGCCATCCACCACAACGGGTGCGCCGATATAGGATTCGACCTTGAACGTTTCGTAACTCAGATGTTGGCGGAAATCCGAAGCGCCGATGCGTGACAGATCGAGCACGTCCTTGTGTTCGATAACCAGGCTGCAGAAGGTCTGGCCGAGATCAAACACGTCGCCGTCATGCAGTGACTGGTCGGGACTCTGCTGCGCGACGACCAGGAACTGGTCACCTTCGATTCGGCTGACAATGCCCTGATCCAGCCCCAGGTAGTCACATCCCAGGCGCAGGGCGTTGTGCAGTCGAGCGCTAACGTCGAGCGAGGGTTCGGCAGCCATGTCGTTTAATGCATGCAAAGCCTGCTGCTGTAGTCGCGTCTGCTCGAGCGTCTGACGCCGCGCCGCGGCGCGGGTCAGGCTCAGCAACAAGAGCAACAGAGCGGTCGCTGCAAGGAAGGCTCCAATCCACCTCGCCAGCTGCTGCAACTGGTCGGCGCGGTGTTCGGCGAGGCTTTCGGTGACATCGCGCCAGGCAAGGATAAGCGCTACGGCGGGGGCGGAGCGGTTGGTCCGGGCGCGGTCATGCATGGGAAACTGGGAAACCAGATAGTGCTGCTCTCCGGCAGTAAGCAATTGGTGGCTAGGCCGATCAGCGGACAGTTCAAGCTGGTCTGCCTGCATCCATTCGAGCGCCTCTTCGCGCGAATAGCTGTCGAGCAGCCAGGTACCGTCCTCGCTGGTCGCCAGGCCGTCGCTATTATGTTCGCTTCGATTGATGGCAAGGGTCGGCTGGTGCAGCAGAACGGCCAGGCCAGCACCGAGCTCCCTGTCGAGCTGACGCAGCTCCGGAAGCATGCCGAAACCGACTTCAAGCGTGGCGACGACCGGCGCGCCAGCCTCGTCGGAGGCGCGAATCGGCACGACACCGCTCATGCCCAGGCCGAAACGGCCGACCTCCAGGCCGCTGCGCGCTACACCGCTGCGCTGCGCTTCGGTCAGCATCGGCCGGTTGCCCACCAGAGAATCGCCCCAACGCTCCGGGCGGTGCATGCGTAGCAGGCTGACGACGCCCGGGCTGAGATGTATATGCAACTGGTTGGCGCCTGCGTTCTGCAAGGCCGTCCAGAAACCGCTCATGTCCTGTTCAAGCCTCGCCCGGAACGTCGCCACCAACGGGCTATGCAGTCCGTCGCGCTGGGCCAGCTCAGCGGTCCGACGTATCAGACGCAGGGTATCGTCATCTTCCGAAACGGTCTCGGCCGCCATCAGTGCCTGTCGCTTCAACGCCTGCTGCGACTGCATCACCGCCAGCCGCTGCAGTTCTGCCTGGGCAGCGAGCTGCCCGGCCCAGCGATCTTCGCGCTGATGCCAGCTCAACAGTCCCAGAGCGAGAAAAAACAGAGCGAGGGCGAGGATGCCAAAGGGCATCACCAGACGCCCCGTTAACGGCAAAACGGGTTTGGCCATCGAGGGTTTCCACAGGTTTATGGGCAGACAATAGCCGTAAAGCGAAGCCCCTGCCAGCCGCCCAGCGACCTGCGGTCAGAGGCTGTTGCTCAGGTGTCCGCCATCGACATTGAGTACGCTGCCGGTCATGAACGAGCCGGCTTCGCTGGCCAGCAGCAGCAACGGCCCGCTCAGCTCCTCCAACTGACCGAGCCGGCGCATCGGGACCTTGCTGCGGATGTACTGCTGGCCTTTTTCGGTGTCGAAATAATCGCCGTTCATCTCGGTACGAAAATACCCCGGTGCGATGGCGTTGACCCGAATACCATGCCTGGCCAGTTCCAATGCCATGGCCTTGGTGAGCTGCACGACACCCGCCTTGGCAACCGCATAATGGCTGAGCGCCGTGCCCACCCGCAGACCCAGGATCGAGGCAATATTGATCACGCTGCCGCCGGTTTCGGCCTTGGCCATGGCGACGGTGGCACGATGGGCCACGCGCCAGGCGCCGTCCAGATTGGTATCCATCATGCTGCGCCAGTTGCCTTCGCTCATGTCCAGGAACGGCACCGGATCGCCGATCCCTGCGTTGTTGACCAGCACGTCCACCGTGCCGAAGGCCGCCTCGGCCTGGGCGAACCCGGCGTCGATGCTGTCGCCGTCGGTGACGTCCATCGGCACCGCCAGGGCCTGACCACCGGCTGACTCGATCCGTTGCACCAATGATTGCAGGCGTTCGACACGCCGCGCGGCGACAACGACGCGAGCACCGGCCTGGCTCAGGATCAGCGCAAAGTGTTCACCCAGGCCGCTCGATGCGCCAGTAATCAGCGCGGTTTTGCCGCTCAGGTCGAAACGGTTGTTGCTCATGTCTTGCTCCTTTCTTGGTTTGGGCCGCGTCGCTTGCGCAGCGACGGAACGACTACGGCGCTGCGCTTTCTGTTATTTTCGTACGACATGGTGGCGCCGGCCGATCATGTCATCTGCGCATTGTGGCGGTATTTTGAATACGTTGAACGGGGGCTTGAATGATCATCGACTCGGCGAATTCCTCGCCATGTAATGACCCGTTTGTGCAGGCGGGGTTCGAACCCCGCCGAGTCCGGGTCGCGAGCTGATGCTGGAAAATCCAAGGTTGCGCCCTCCGGGCGGCACCGGATGGCTGGCGTGGCTGCGCAACTATCGCGCGGCATGGCTCAGCGGTGATGTAACCGCCGGGTTGGTGGTCAGTGTGATGATCATCCCGCAAAGCATGGCCTACGCGATGCTCGCCGGCCTGCCGGTGGAGATCGGCCTCTATGCGAGCATGCTTCCGCTGGTGGGTTACGCGCTGTTTGCCAGCAGCATGACCCTGTCGGTCGGCCCGGTTGCGGTCACCGGCCTGATGACCGCTTCGTTGATCGCACCTCTGGCTCCGGCGGGCACCGAACTGTATCTGCAGCTGGCCATCTGGCTGGCGCTGCTGTCCGGCGCGATGCTGTTCATCCTTGGCCTTCTGCGCATGGGCTTCCTGGCCAATTTCCTCAGTCATCCGGTGATCAGCGGCTTCCTCAGCGGCGCAGCGTTGCTGATCATATTCAGTCAACTGCCGCATGTTTTCGGTCTGGCGGCGTTGCCGCACACGCCAGCGCAACTGGCGGACCAATGGCGACCGGTCAACAGTCTGGTCACGGCAATGGGTCTGATCAGCCTGGGCTGGCTGATGTATGCACGCACCCGACTCGCTGGCCATCTGGTTCGGTTCGGGCTGCATGTGGGCGTTGCCAGACTGGCGGCGCGGTTGGCGCCGATCCTGGTCGTGGTGCTCGGCATCGCTGCGACCGCCGGGTTCGATCTGGCCGAGCGCGGCGTGCCGGTAGTGGGCGATCTGCCGGCCGGTCTGCCATCGTTGCAGTGGGTCACGCCGGACTGGAGCCACCTGCGCGTGCTGCTGATTCCTGCTGCGCTGATCAGCCTGGTCAGCTTCGTGGAAAGCGTATCGCTGGCGCAATCCCTTGCCAGGCGCAAGCGCGAAAGCATCGACCCCGATCGCGAGCTGCTGGCGCTTGGCGCCGCCAATGCCTGCGCGGGCATGTCGGGCGGCTTTGCGGTGTGTGGCGGGCTGTCGCGCTCGGTGGTGAACATGGAGGCCGGTGCCAATACGCCGTTGGCCAGCATCATCGCGGCGGTGATAATCGCGTTGATTGTGGCGACGCTGGCACCCCTCTTCCCGCATCTGCCGCTGGTGGTGCTGGCAACCATCATTCTGGTCGCGGTCACGCCGCTGATCGATCTGGTCAGCCTGCGGCGCGCCTGGGAATACGATCGAGCCGAAGGCCTGACGCTGCTGCTGACAGCGCTCGGGGTGCTCGTTTTCGGCATCGAAGGCGGCATCATCCTCGGCGTCTGCCTGTCGATTGCCTCGCAGCTATGGCGGGGCAGCCGTCCACACGTTGCGGTGGTCGGTCGCGTGCCGGACACGCAGTATTTTCGCAATGTGAACCGGCACCTGGTCGAAATCGAGCCGCATCTGCTGGCCATTCGCATCGACGAAAACATCTTTTTTGCCAATACCAAGGCCGTCGAGCGAGCCTTGCTCGATGCTTTCAACGATTACCCGGACACCCGCCATGTGTTGCTGATCCTATCGGCGGTCAACCACATCGACAGCACCGGGCTGGACATGCTCAGCGAACTGACCGAAGGCTTTGCCGAGCGCGGCGTGCGGTTGCATCTCGCCGAGGTGAAGGGACCGTTGATGGACCAACTCACCGAGACCGACTGGATCAGTCAGCAGGTGGGCGAGGTGTTTCCCAGTACACACATCGCGTTCAACACCCTGGCCAATCTCAAGAGCGAGGAGCCGGCGAAGACGGAATAGGATGGCCGCTGCTGCTACAGGCCGCTCGCAACCCAGATGGCCAGGCCGGCCGTCACCAAGGCCGCAACCAGGACCATCGGGCGTGCCGGTTTGGGTGGTTCGACCGCGGCCGGAACGGGCTTGCGCCCGTGCAGCATGGCGCCGACGAGTTGTTTCCCACGCCACTGATACGCGGCGATGGCCAGCAGATGAACGCCAATCAGCAGGTACAGCGCCTCTTCGGTCGAGCGATGCCAGCCGCTCAGGGTTCGGCTCAGTTGCGATGAGACCTCTCCTGCCCAGGGCCCGCTGAACGCCACATCATCGCTGGAAAACAGGCCGGTAACAGCCTGGAAGCCAAACAACCCGAGCATCGCCAGCACCGACAGCGCACCGACGGGCGTATGGCCTGGGCCCTGCCACTGGCCGTGCCACTGTGCGACGAGTCTATGTGGCGTCGGCACGAAGCTGCTAAACCGCGCCGCGCTGGGCCCGCAGAAGCCCCATACCAGGCGGAAGCCGAGCAGGCCAACCACGGCCAGCCCTAAACGCTGATGCCAAAGCATCCACGCCTCGCCCAGACTTACGGTCAGCAGTGCCCCGGCCACGGCCAACACTAGCAGCCAATGAAACAGTCGCGTGGGAAAGTCCCAGACCTTTATCCGCACAGCGACTCCTCTTACCAGGCGTGCACGACTAGCAACGCGCCAGTCAGTGTCAGCAGCGTATAGACGATCTGCCGGAAGCGCGTCTCGTCGACGCGATGATGCAGCCATTCCCCGAGCAGTATTCCGACGACCAGAAGCGGTACGTAGGTTAGCGTGCGCGGCAGGGCGGGTATCAGGCTGCCCTGAAGCAGGAACAGCAGACTCAGACTCGCATTGAGGGTAAACCACACGCTGAGCATGGTCGCGCGCAGACGACTCTTGTCCAGCTCGGTTCCGGCCATGGCATAGACCAGCAGCGGCCCGCCGGAGGCGAACAGGCCGTGCGTGATGCCAGCTGCAAACGTCAGCGCTCGGCTGAGCCAGACCGGGTGTGCCTGGGAAACCACCCCGCGGGCCAGGCGCCACAGTTCACGGCCGGCGAACCAGACGATCAGCAGCCCGAACAGCAGCTTGAGCAACTGGTCATCAAGGCCGGTGTGCACCTGA
The nucleotide sequence above comes from Halopseudomonas xinjiangensis. Encoded proteins:
- a CDS encoding SulP family inorganic anion transporter; protein product: MLENPRLRPPGGTGWLAWLRNYRAAWLSGDVTAGLVVSVMIIPQSMAYAMLAGLPVEIGLYASMLPLVGYALFASSMTLSVGPVAVTGLMTASLIAPLAPAGTELYLQLAIWLALLSGAMLFILGLLRMGFLANFLSHPVISGFLSGAALLIIFSQLPHVFGLAALPHTPAQLADQWRPVNSLVTAMGLISLGWLMYARTRLAGHLVRFGLHVGVARLAARLAPILVVVLGIAATAGFDLAERGVPVVGDLPAGLPSLQWVTPDWSHLRVLLIPAALISLVSFVESVSLAQSLARRKRESIDPDRELLALGAANACAGMSGGFAVCGGLSRSVVNMEAGANTPLASIIAAVIIALIVATLAPLFPHLPLVVLATIILVAVTPLIDLVSLRRAWEYDRAEGLTLLLTALGVLVFGIEGGIILGVCLSIASQLWRGSRPHVAVVGRVPDTQYFRNVNRHLVEIEPHLLAIRIDENIFFANTKAVERALLDAFNDYPDTRHVLLILSAVNHIDSTGLDMLSELTEGFAERGVRLHLAEVKGPLMDQLTETDWISQQVGEVFPSTHIAFNTLANLKSEEPAKTE
- a CDS encoding sulfite exporter TauE/SafE family protein, producing the protein MIDPWLWVGVCILIAYTIEAVTGFGSLVIALSLAALVLPLPEVMPVLVPLSVLMSGFLAWRNRRYIDWPLLSRMILPLMLTGTLVGYQVHTGLDDQLLKLLFGLLIVWFAGRELWRLARGVVSQAHPVWLSRALTFAAGITHGLFASGGPLLVYAMAGTELDKSRLRATMLSVWFTLNASLSLLFLLQGSLIPALPRTLTYVPLLVVGILLGEWLHHRVDETRFRQIVYTLLTLTGALLVVHAW
- a CDS encoding diguanylate cyclase → MQPTDHLRAQLQQLSDGFRQRLKQQLPALRDQALELAAQQKPDLQSLEPIRDQLHMLAGSAGSFGFAEVGVQARELEQLANRCLRDGFGETCRQELADGIALLGRLPLGPAPEEPITDQMIADTCENRGIQVLEANPDLAMRMSQTLESFGYRVERHADAESLTSALRAHQPDALVIDVSPAGPGYQMLETIAELQSSWSHPMPLIAVSDNDDFDIQIAAVRAGAQGFFTRPVDLAALENRLERCFGSLQNEPFRILVVDDDTALAARFATVLSAAGMLVETVEQPRQLLEHIDNFLPDVIVMDVHMPGYSGPELAQMIRLHDNWLRVPILYLSAETDLGRQMAALLKAGDDFITKPISDSALLTTVFSRAQRARLVSRALARDSLTGLLKHADIKEQVELEVERSQRTHMPVSVAMIDIDHFKLVNDRHGHGVGDNVIRALANLLRQRLRKIDRLGRYGGEEFVAVLPNCNTQDAKSILDDIRKGFEALQFSGSEGPFQCTFSAGVSACEAPEWQTEEVLERADAGLYQAKAQGRNRIVAPQQKQGLL
- a CDS encoding PAS domain-containing protein, encoding MAKPVLPLTGRLVMPFGILALALFFLALGLLSWHQREDRWAGQLAAQAELQRLAVMQSQQALKRQALMAAETVSEDDDTLRLIRRTAELAQRDGLHSPLVATFRARLEQDMSGFWTALQNAGANQLHIHLSPGVVSLLRMHRPERWGDSLVGNRPMLTEAQRSGVARSGLEVGRFGLGMSGVVPIRASDEAGAPVVATLEVGFGMLPELRQLDRELGAGLAVLLHQPTLAINRSEHNSDGLATSEDGTWLLDSYSREEALEWMQADQLELSADRPSHQLLTAGEQHYLVSQFPMHDRARTNRSAPAVALILAWRDVTESLAEHRADQLQQLARWIGAFLAATALLLLLLSLTRAAARRQTLEQTRLQQQALHALNDMAAEPSLDVSARLHNALRLGCDYLGLDQGIVSRIEGDQFLVVAQQSPDQSLHDGDVFDLGQTFCSLVIEHKDVLDLSRIGASDFRQHLSYETFKVESYIGAPVVVDGQYFGTISFSSSRPVRADFNEIDIEFMRLCSRWVGSTLTRARAEQDRDALIERFNRLTRHLPGMVYKFQLSTDGRFWFPYASEGIEEIYGVTAEEAAKDASTAISRLHPDDQDRVMQSISESAENLTVWRGEYRVLHPRLGEIWVAGFASPHKLDNGDIVWYGFIGDVTARKHIEVTLERERWRLASIIEATNIGTGEWNIQTGECVFNERWAQTIGYRLEELEPTTIDTWRSLVHPDDLLMVRASVQEHFEGREDYFQARFRIRHKDGHWVWMLGRGQVVSHDEHGQPLLMSGTHADISDEVQRTEEIRRARSSLRAVIDASTEVAIITIDLDGIITLFNSGAEKLLGYTASEIVSKSTPELFHLPAEVERRAAALAEELGRPVTGIDVFVAKVRSGRAETLPWTFIRKDGTQRLVNLTVTRMADENQQPIGFLGIATDITELIQATRALQKSESRYRSMVTNLPGAVYRCQNDANWTMQYLSDEIEAITGYPASDFIDSRVRSYASVVHPEDLELTFAVQEQIDQRGSYELSYRIVHAAGHEVWVREKGRGEFDSQGNLLWLGGFLWDATEQHRIEQMKSQFVSTVSHELRTPLTAVSGALSLLAGGALGEIPPPMQRLLEIAQRNSQNLNSLINDLLDMDKLTLGKVHFNMRIEPLRPLLEQALEANRSYADQYKVRLEAGRIDDVEVTVDAQRLGQVLANYLSNAAKFSHPQGYVTLQAVAENGEVRVSVIDQGEGVPATAQPLLFNKFSQADSSDTRRRGGTGLGLAISRELIERMGGRVGFESIEGSGSTFWFTLPLDAGESRPLSTPGHGVQSEPQ
- a CDS encoding response regulator, whose translation is MSDLQRLLHIEDDSSIREIVRIALEIVGGMTVKSCASGPEGLEVAEAFAPQFILLDVMMPGMDGPQTLRHLREKPALDDVPIVFMTAKVQPPEIEEYQRMGAAHVITKPFDPMTLPEQVRTIWSQWHAAH
- a CDS encoding SDR family NAD(P)-dependent oxidoreductase, with the protein product MSNNRFDLSGKTALITGASSGLGEHFALILSQAGARVVVAARRVERLQSLVQRIESAGGQALAVPMDVTDGDSIDAGFAQAEAAFGTVDVLVNNAGIGDPVPFLDMSEGNWRSMMDTNLDGAWRVAHRATVAMAKAETGGSVINIASILGLRVGTALSHYAVAKAGVVQLTKAMALELARHGIRVNAIAPGYFRTEMNGDYFDTEKGQQYIRSKVPMRRLGQLEELSGPLLLLASEAGSFMTGSVLNVDGGHLSNSL
- a CDS encoding cytochrome b/b6 domain-containing protein — protein: MRIKVWDFPTRLFHWLLVLAVAGALLTVSLGEAWMLWHQRLGLAVVGLLGFRLVWGFCGPSAARFSSFVPTPHRLVAQWHGQWQGPGHTPVGALSVLAMLGLFGFQAVTGLFSSDDVAFSGPWAGEVSSQLSRTLSGWHRSTEEALYLLIGVHLLAIAAYQWRGKQLVGAMLHGRKPVPAAVEPPKPARPMVLVAALVTAGLAIWVASGL